In one Echinicola marina genomic region, the following are encoded:
- a CDS encoding IS1595 family transposase, producing MNLIEFTGHFPDEESCEQYIKKYREKSGIRCKNCEKITRHYWFANGRFFECSSCRRRSSLKSGTVMENSKLPLRIWLLAMLFMSATKKGFSCLELQRQLGLSRYETTFRLMHRIRSAMGQRDELYILSDMIEYDECYMETVQENQILGQLKRGKGSQKQTAVAVAAESVPLEDLDSGQKTKRCGYFKMRVMDKVDCESVNAFIRANTVGDVVLFTDKNTAYSKIEEVVATHLAVPSGKESVNDTLKWVHKAISNLKRTLLGVYHMITYKYLQNYLNEFVYRLNRRYFGKGLFERLVIAGTYPYVQ from the coding sequence ATGAACCTTATAGAATTTACGGGCCATTTCCCAGATGAGGAAAGTTGTGAACAATACATCAAGAAATACCGTGAGAAAAGCGGTATACGGTGCAAAAACTGTGAGAAGATAACCCGACACTATTGGTTTGCCAACGGCAGGTTTTTCGAATGCAGCAGTTGTCGGAGACGTTCTTCTCTTAAATCAGGGACGGTAATGGAAAACAGCAAGCTTCCGCTCCGTATCTGGCTATTGGCCATGCTGTTTATGTCGGCGACCAAGAAAGGGTTTTCCTGCCTTGAGCTCCAGCGGCAACTGGGGCTTAGCCGATATGAGACCACTTTCCGTCTGATGCACAGGATACGGTCAGCCATGGGACAACGAGATGAGCTTTATATCCTCAGTGACATGATTGAATATGACGAGTGTTATATGGAAACCGTACAGGAGAACCAGATCTTGGGTCAGCTTAAACGTGGAAAAGGCAGCCAGAAACAGACCGCAGTAGCGGTGGCGGCCGAATCGGTACCCTTGGAAGACCTGGATTCCGGGCAGAAAACAAAGCGCTGTGGCTATTTCAAAATGAGGGTCATGGACAAAGTGGACTGCGAGAGTGTCAATGCCTTTATCCGGGCCAATACCGTAGGGGATGTGGTACTGTTTACAGACAAGAACACGGCCTACTCGAAAATAGAGGAAGTGGTGGCCACCCATTTGGCCGTTCCATCGGGAAAGGAGTCCGTAAACGACACCTTAAAATGGGTACACAAAGCAATCAGTAATCTTAAAAGAACCCTGTTGGGGGTATATCACATGATAACTTATAAATATTTACAGAACTATTTAAATGAGTTTGTTTACAGATTGAACCGAAGATATTTTGGCAAAGGACTCTTTGAAAGGCTCGTTATTGCGGGCACTTACCCATACGTGCAGTAA
- a CDS encoding phospholipase D family protein produces MKNTPIIQTIQHNWLNELKNELRDTNCVRIVSPFVTENIVRHLLDNFRGTEIQLITRYNLNDFYSGVSSIPALEKLLTENAKIKGIKDLHSKLYLFDQKSAIITSANFTNGGFFRNKEFGIKTYAAETISESISYFNELWEIDKSNLSLVEIEEWKKKVQDIRNTTIFHNPLPDYGKSYQQKLIGSNKRYFIKFFGKNETRVDLTHHSRKEIEQSCCHYALSFSRKSNDKRPRKYRNGDVVFMAKMIHGNDYAIFGKGYTLAHDDNRDIAGIDDQQHVSWIFDWPILVRVYDVLFLDTTMSNCPKMSELISDLDYSSFKRTMERHQRGYENIKPWNSLRQQADIWLSDTGAMWLEKKFNRALAQNGQVPDSFINQFYRGIPLD; encoded by the coding sequence ATGAAGAATACACCTATTATTCAAACTATTCAACATAATTGGCTGAATGAATTAAAAAATGAGCTTCGGGATACAAATTGTGTTCGTATAGTGTCTCCATTTGTCACAGAGAATATCGTTCGTCACTTATTAGATAATTTTAGAGGGACTGAAATTCAATTGATAACCCGCTATAATTTGAATGATTTTTATTCTGGAGTTTCAAGTATACCTGCCTTAGAAAAATTGTTGACCGAAAATGCCAAAATCAAAGGGATAAAGGACTTACATAGTAAATTGTATTTATTCGATCAGAAAAGTGCCATCATCACTTCTGCCAATTTTACTAACGGAGGATTCTTTAGAAATAAAGAATTTGGAATCAAAACTTATGCAGCAGAAACGATTAGTGAATCCATCTCATATTTTAACGAACTTTGGGAAATAGATAAAAGTAATCTAAGTCTAGTTGAAATAGAAGAATGGAAAAAAAAGGTTCAAGATATAAGAAATACAACCATTTTCCACAATCCTCTTCCGGATTATGGAAAATCTTACCAACAAAAACTGATAGGATCTAACAAGCGGTATTTTATTAAGTTTTTTGGGAAAAATGAAACTAGAGTTGATCTTACGCATCATTCCAGGAAAGAAATAGAACAAAGTTGTTGTCATTATGCTCTTTCCTTTTCGAGGAAAAGTAATGATAAAAGACCTAGGAAATATAGAAATGGAGATGTAGTGTTTATGGCGAAAATGATTCATGGTAATGACTACGCCATATTTGGCAAGGGATATACTTTAGCTCATGATGACAATCGAGATATAGCTGGTATTGATGATCAACAACATGTTTCTTGGATATTTGATTGGCCAATTTTAGTAAGAGTTTATGATGTTCTGTTTTTAGATACAACGATGTCTAATTGTCCTAAGATGAGTGAATTGATCAGTGATCTTGATTATTCTAGTTTTAAGCGTACAATGGAAAGACATCAAAGGGGCTATGAAAATATTAAGCCCTGGAATTCATTAAGGCAACAAGCAGACATTTGGTTAAGTGATACCGGTGCAATGTGGCTAGAGAAAAAATTCAACCGAGCTTTGGCTCAAAATGGTCAGGTTCCAGATAGCTTTATTAATCAGTTTTATAGAGGAATACCCTTAGATTAG